Below is a genomic region from Rhodococcus sp. WMMA185.
ACCGGCCCTACGCCGTCGTGTTGGGCGGCTCCAAGGTCTCGGACAAGCTCGCCGTTATCGAGGCGCTCGCCCCGAAGGTCGACACCCTGGTCATCGGCGGCGGCATGTTCTACACCTTCCTGGCAGCGCAGGGGCTTTCGGTCGGCGACTCGTTGTGTGAAGAGCCGATGATCGAGACGTGCAAGGGGTTGCTGGAACGGTACGCCGACGTCATTCACATCCCGCAAGATGTGGTGATCGCCGATTCGTTCGCCGCCGATGCCGAGTCGAAGACCGTGTCGGTGCTCGACATTCCCGACGGCTGGATGGGTCTGGACATCGGACCGAAGTCGGTGAATCGCTTCGCAGCGATCCTGGCAGGTGCCAAGACGGTGTTCTGGAACGGCCCGATGGGTGTGTTCGAGTTCGAGAAGTTTTCGTCGGGTACCAAGGGTGTCGCCGAGGCGATCATCGAAGCAACCGGCAAGGGCGCGTTCAGTGTCGTCGGCGGCGGCGACTCGGCCGCGGCGGTCCGACTGCTCGGTCTGCCCGAGGACGGGTTCTCCCACATATCCACCGGCGGCGGTGCATCTCTCGAATACCTGGAAGGTAAGCAACTTCCCGGCATCTCGGTTCTGGAGGGCTGAACATTGACATCTCCCGCCGCTTCGGCCCATCAGAAGCGTAAGCCGCTGATCGCCGGCAACTGGAAGATGAACCTGAACCATCTCGAGGCCATCGCGCTGGTTCAGAAGATCGCCTTCTCCCTCCCGGAGAAGTACTTCGAGCGGGTCGATGTGACGGTGATCCCGCCGTTCACGGACATCCGCAGCGTGCAGACCCTTGTCGAGGGAGACAAACTCCTGCTCACCTATGGTGCGCAGGACGTCTCGGCCCAGGACGCGGGTGCGTTCACCGGTGAGATCAGCGGATCGATGCTGGCCAAGCTGGGATGCACCTTCGTCGTCGTCGGACATTCCGAGCGTCGGACCCTGCACGGTGAGGACAACGCCACGGTGCAAGCGAAGACCAAGGCCGCGTTGAAGAACGGGCTGACGCCGATCGTGTGCATTGGCGAGGGGCTCGAGATCCGGGAGGCCGGCGAGCACGTGTCCTACAACGTCGAACAGTTGCGCGGCTCGCTCGCCGGACTGTCGGCCGAGGAAGTCTCCAGGGTCGTCATCGCGTACGAGCCGGTATGGGCGATCGGAACCGGTCGCGTCGCGAGCGCAGCGGATGCGCAGG
It encodes:
- a CDS encoding phosphoglycerate kinase, which gives rise to MPVQTLQDLLGVGVEGRGVLVRCDLNVPLDGGEITDPGRIVASVPTLKTLAEAGAKVVVTAHLGRPKGAPDPEFSLAPVAAKLSEMLGRNVQLAGDVVGQDALARSEGLTDGDVLLLENIRFDPRETSKDEAERTKLAEALVELVGDDGAFVSDGFGVVHREQASVYDVAKLLPHYAGTLVAAEVEVLGKLGGADGAGPDRPYAVVLGGSKVSDKLAVIEALAPKVDTLVIGGGMFYTFLAAQGLSVGDSLCEEPMIETCKGLLERYADVIHIPQDVVIADSFAADAESKTVSVLDIPDGWMGLDIGPKSVNRFAAILAGAKTVFWNGPMGVFEFEKFSSGTKGVAEAIIEATGKGAFSVVGGGDSAAAVRLLGLPEDGFSHISTGGGASLEYLEGKQLPGISVLEG
- the tpiA gene encoding triose-phosphate isomerase yields the protein MTSPAASAHQKRKPLIAGNWKMNLNHLEAIALVQKIAFSLPEKYFERVDVTVIPPFTDIRSVQTLVEGDKLLLTYGAQDVSAQDAGAFTGEISGSMLAKLGCTFVVVGHSERRTLHGEDNATVQAKTKAALKNGLTPIVCIGEGLEIREAGEHVSYNVEQLRGSLAGLSAEEVSRVVIAYEPVWAIGTGRVASAADAQEVCAAVRTALGDLASPTVASTVRVLYGGSVNAKNVGEIVGQADVDGALVGGASLKADEFATLSAIAAGGPLP